The Blochmannia endosymbiont of Colobopsis nipponica genome has a segment encoding these proteins:
- the mnmA gene encoding tRNA 2-thiouridine(34) synthase MnmA, with amino-acid sequence MSRKYIKVIVGMSGGVDSSVTAWLLKEQGYKVEGVFMKNWEEDEDATHGFCSIYQDLNDAQSVCNTLGIKLHTVNFSAEYWDNVFTVFLSEYKAGRTPNPDILCNKEIKFKVFLEFAMEDLGADLIATGHYVRRIDLKSYSYLARALDQKKDQSYFLYTLSHKQLKNCIFPLGNFIKSDVRNIAKKLKLITATKKDSTGICFIGKRKFPEFLSRYLPSKMGKIVTVKGDVIGRHQGLMYYTLGQRKGLKIGGISNGNGKPWYVVDKDLINNYLVVVQGNNHSYLKSSKLIAGDIHWVSRNVLEKPFICTVKTRYQQADVPCYVQPISDNRVQVVFNKPIIAVTPGQSAVFYLAEFCIGGGVIEKSYSFT; translated from the coding sequence ATGTCACGTAAATATATAAAAGTTATTGTTGGTATGTCTGGTGGCGTTGATTCTTCAGTTACCGCTTGGTTGTTGAAAGAACAGGGATATAAAGTAGAAGGAGTATTTATGAAAAATTGGGAAGAAGATGAAGATGCTACCCATGGTTTTTGCTCTATTTATCAAGATTTAAATGATGCTCAAAGTGTATGCAATACGTTAGGTATTAAATTACATACTGTGAATTTTTCTGCAGAGTATTGGGATAATGTTTTTACAGTTTTTTTGTCTGAATATAAAGCTGGTCGTACTCCTAATCCAGATATTTTATGTAATAAAGAAATAAAATTTAAGGTTTTTTTAGAATTTGCCATGGAGGATTTAGGAGCTGATCTTATAGCTACTGGTCATTATGTTCGTCGTATTGATTTGAAGTCTTACAGTTATCTTGCTCGCGCCTTGGATCAAAAGAAAGATCAAAGTTATTTTTTATATACGTTGAGTCACAAGCAACTGAAGAATTGTATTTTCCCTTTAGGAAATTTTATTAAATCTGATGTTAGAAATATTGCAAAAAAATTAAAATTAATTACCGCAACTAAAAAAGATTCTACTGGCATTTGTTTTATTGGTAAACGTAAATTTCCAGAATTTCTTTCTCGTTATTTACCGTCTAAAATGGGTAAAATTGTTACAGTAAAGGGAGACGTAATAGGTAGGCATCAGGGATTAATGTATTATACTTTAGGGCAACGTAAAGGATTAAAAATTGGAGGAATTAGTAATGGTAATGGAAAGCCATGGTATGTTGTAGATAAGGATTTAATTAATAATTATCTTGTAGTCGTTCAGGGTAATAATCATTCTTACCTAAAATCAAGTAAATTAATTGCGGGTGACATTCATTGGGTGAGTCGTAATGTATTGGAAAAACCTTTTATATGTACAGTAAAAACTCGTTATCAACAGGCAGATGTTCCATGTTATGTACAACCAATATCTGATAATAGAGTACAAGTAGTTTTTAATAAACCTATTATAGCAGTTACTCCAGGTCAATCAGCAGTTTTTTATTTAGCAGAGTTTTGTATTGGCGGTGGGGTTATAGAAAAATCTTATTCTTTTACTTAA
- the purB gene encoding adenylosuccinate lyase: MQLSCLTAISPIDGRYADKVDLLRDIFGEFGLFKLRVQIEIRWLQKLSFCEEIKEVAPFPKDVDSYLNAIIENFSIEDAKHIKDIECTLNHDVKSVEYFLKEKFNNQPILKKMKEFVHFACTSEDINNLAYAIMLSLTRKDILLPIWYNLMNEIKTLAINYRDIPLLSRTHGQPATPSTLGKEMANVFYRLFRQYKKFKKIEILGKINGAVGNYNAHMIAYPDVDWHKVSKEFVTSFNISWNPYTTQIEPHDYLAELFNCISLFNTILIDFIRDMWGYISLGYFIQNSSVNEIGSSTMPHKVNPVNFENAEGNLGLSNVILNYFSSKLPISRWQRDLSDSTVLRNIGMCISYSFISYRSILKGIKELTVNKDKLFSELSLHWVVLLEAIQTVMRKYGIIGSYEIVKEFVVCNKYIDHQIIQSFIDSLELPDEEKNRLKMLTPSKYIGYSVEMVDNLNKQYFN; the protein is encoded by the coding sequence ATGCAATTATCTTGTTTAACTGCTATTTCTCCTATCGATGGGCGTTATGCTGATAAAGTTGATTTGTTGCGTGATATTTTTGGCGAATTCGGATTATTTAAATTGCGTGTACAAATTGAAATACGTTGGTTACAAAAATTATCTTTTTGTGAAGAAATTAAAGAAGTTGCTCCTTTTCCAAAGGATGTTGATTCTTATTTGAATGCTATTATTGAAAATTTTAGTATAGAGGATGCCAAACATATTAAAGATATTGAATGTACATTAAATCATGATGTAAAATCTGTAGAATATTTTTTGAAAGAAAAGTTTAATAATCAACCTATTTTAAAAAAAATGAAAGAATTCGTTCATTTTGCTTGCACTTCTGAGGATATTAATAATTTGGCTTATGCTATTATGCTTTCCTTAACAAGAAAAGATATTTTGTTACCAATTTGGTATAATTTGATGAATGAAATAAAAACATTAGCAATTAATTATCGTGACATTCCTTTATTATCTAGAACACATGGACAACCTGCTACTCCATCTACATTGGGAAAGGAAATGGCCAATGTTTTTTATAGGTTATTTCGCCAATATAAAAAATTTAAAAAGATAGAAATATTAGGGAAAATAAATGGTGCTGTAGGTAACTATAATGCCCATATGATAGCTTATCCTGATGTAGATTGGCATAAAGTAAGTAAAGAGTTTGTTACATCTTTTAATATAAGTTGGAATCCTTACACTACTCAAATAGAACCTCATGATTATCTTGCTGAATTATTTAATTGTATATCATTATTTAATACTATTTTAATTGATTTCATTCGTGATATGTGGGGTTATATTTCTCTTGGTTATTTTATTCAAAATTCTTCAGTTAATGAAATAGGATCTTCTACAATGCCGCATAAAGTTAATCCAGTTAATTTTGAAAATGCTGAAGGAAATTTAGGATTGTCAAATGTGATTCTGAATTATTTTTCATCTAAATTACCAATATCACGGTGGCAAAGGGATTTGAGTGATTCTACTGTATTACGAAATATTGGAATGTGTATTAGTTATTCTTTTATTTCTTATCGTTCCATCTTAAAAGGAATAAAAGAATTAACAGTTAATAAAGATAAATTATTTTCTGAATTAAGTCTTCATTGGGTAGTATTGCTTGAAGCAATTCAAACGGTGATGCGGAAATATGGTATTATTGGTTCTTATGAAATTGTTAAGGAATTCGTAGTTTGTAATAAATATATTGATCATCAAATAATACAATCTTTTATTGACTCATTAGAATTGCCAGATGAAGAAAAAAACAGATTAAAAATGCTCACTCCATCTAAGTACATTGGCTATTCTGTTGAGATGGTAGATAATTTAAATAAACAATATTTTAATTAA
- a CDS encoding transglycosylase SLT domain-containing protein, with protein sequence MKVHMLYCLCLFLLCFCTIHSNNKKYFSFLPDVSSRFLNPLNSNINLYDEYISSSANVYKIDKFLIKAIIKVESGFNPTVVSKSNAVGLMQIKSSTAGRDAYKMKGWQGEPSIQDLKNASINIDLGTAYLSILQKQLVGISDPKIKRYAIIVSYVNGLSALLHIFSSDFDCAISKINKFTSEEFYQYIQDYHPSFQARRYLWKVNIAYLSICSK encoded by the coding sequence GTGAAAGTGCATATGCTATATTGTTTATGTTTATTTTTATTGTGTTTTTGTACGATACATTCAAATAATAAAAAATATTTTTCTTTTCTACCAGATGTTAGTTCAAGATTTCTTAACCCTTTAAATTCAAATATTAATTTATATGATGAATATATTTCTAGTTCAGCTAATGTCTATAAGATAGATAAATTTTTAATAAAAGCGATTATTAAAGTTGAATCTGGTTTTAATCCTACTGTAGTGAGTAAATCTAATGCAGTTGGTTTAATGCAAATAAAATCTTCTACTGCTGGACGGGATGCTTACAAAATGAAGGGTTGGCAAGGGGAACCTAGTATTCAGGATTTGAAAAATGCTTCCATTAATATAGACTTAGGTACTGCTTATTTGTCTATTTTACAGAAACAATTAGTTGGAATCAGTGATCCCAAAATTAAAAGATATGCTATAATAGTGTCTTATGTTAATGGTTTGAGTGCTTTGTTACATATATTTTCTTCTGATTTTGATTGTGCTATTTCTAAAATTAATAAATTTACTTCAGAAGAATTTTATCAATATATTCAAGATTACCATCCATCTTTTCAAGCTCGAAGATATCTTTGGAAAGTAAATATTGCTTATTTAAGTATATGTTCGAAATAA
- a CDS encoding winged helix-turn-helix domain-containing protein, producing MNTSIKLSNSAGKVLEELIKYRDTQEPVTRKHLFYAVWENHGLEPSNGNLNQQISVIRKNLNLLGLNISAIITIPKRGLKLNNQLTIQTIKENYTNSHSAFKTNDKHKHSKLTSFKTTVFQLNTNKYMLTIFIMLITILIISTVSYLNYKNINNKKLYFCKQVNSCNICSLNPIPGLECNEYNLQISEATNKILKTS from the coding sequence ATGAATACGTCAATAAAATTATCTAATTCTGCCGGTAAAGTATTAGAAGAGTTAATCAAATATCGAGATACTCAAGAACCAGTTACTAGAAAACATCTTTTTTATGCAGTTTGGGAAAACCATGGATTAGAACCATCAAATGGAAACCTAAATCAACAAATTAGCGTAATTCGTAAAAATTTAAATTTACTTGGCTTAAATATCTCAGCAATCATTACAATTCCAAAACGTGGATTAAAACTAAACAATCAATTAACTATTCAAACGATAAAAGAAAATTACACAAATTCACATTCTGCATTTAAAACAAATGATAAACATAAGCATTCTAAATTAACTTCTTTCAAAACAACAGTTTTTCAACTAAACACTAACAAATATATGTTAACTATATTTATAATGTTAATTACTATTTTAATAATAAGTACCGTATCGTACCTCAATTACAAAAATATAAATAACAAAAAATTATACTTTTGTAAACAAGTCAATTCATGCAATATTTGTAGTTTAAACCCTATACCTGGATTAGAATGTAATGAATATAATTTACAAATATCAGAAGCTACAAATAAAATATTAAAAACTAGCTAA
- the infA gene encoding translation initiation factor IF-1, whose product MIKEDNIEMQGIVLDTLPNTMFRVQLENGHIVTAHISGKMRKNYIRILTGDKVILELTPYDLSKGRIIFRNR is encoded by the coding sequence GTGATAAAAGAAGATAACATTGAAATGCAAGGAATAGTATTAGACACTTTACCTAATACTATGTTTCGTGTTCAATTAGAAAATGGACACATTGTTACTGCACATATTTCTGGTAAAATGCGAAAAAATTATATCCGTATTTTAACGGGAGATAAAGTAATCTTAGAATTGACTCCGTATGATTTGAGCAAAGGAAGAATAATTTTCCGTAACAGATGA
- the trxB gene encoding thioredoxin-disulfide reductase: MTTIKIQKLIILGSGPAGYTAAIYAARANLHPILITGMECGGQLTTTNMIENWPGDYNELTGSSLMKRMHIHASKLKVEIIYDHIVKTNLKNPPFQLISIENQYHCDTLIIATGSSPRCLNIPSEKTYRGKGVSYCITCDGFFYKKQKVAVVGGGNSAIEAVLYLSNIASEVHLIHRRNTFRAEKILIQRLMDRIETQKNIFLHTNYIVDEILGDAIGVTGVILNEIKKSFKKTITVHGIFINIGYIPNTNIFNNQLILNKGYISVQSGIKGNATATSIPGIFAAGDVMDSNYRQAITSAGTGCMAALDVERYLNKND; encoded by the coding sequence ATGACAACAATAAAAATACAAAAACTCATTATATTAGGTTCAGGTCCTGCTGGATATACAGCCGCTATTTATGCAGCCAGAGCTAATTTACATCCTATATTAATTACTGGAATGGAATGTGGTGGTCAATTGACTACTACAAATATGATAGAAAATTGGCCAGGTGATTATAATGAATTAACTGGATCATCATTAATGAAACGTATGCATATCCATGCATCCAAATTAAAAGTTGAGATTATTTATGACCATATTGTAAAAACTAACCTAAAAAATCCTCCATTTCAATTAATAAGTATTGAAAATCAATATCATTGTGACACCTTAATAATTGCTACTGGATCTTCTCCTCGATGTTTAAATATACCATCAGAAAAAACATATAGAGGAAAAGGTGTATCATACTGCATTACGTGCGATGGTTTTTTTTATAAAAAACAAAAAGTTGCTGTCGTCGGTGGTGGAAATTCTGCAATAGAGGCAGTTCTATATTTATCTAATATCGCGTCAGAAGTACATCTTATTCATCGTCGTAATACTTTTCGAGCAGAAAAAATTCTCATTCAAAGACTCATGGATAGGATAGAAACACAAAAAAATATTTTTTTACATACAAATTATATTGTTGATGAAATTTTAGGAGATGCAATAGGTGTTACCGGAGTGATTTTAAATGAAATTAAAAAATCCTTTAAAAAAACAATTACTGTACATGGAATATTTATTAATATTGGGTATATTCCAAACACTAATATTTTCAATAATCAACTGATTTTAAATAAAGGTTATATTTCAGTACAATCTGGAATTAAAGGAAATGCAACTGCAACATCAATTCCCGGAATATTTGCTGCAGGAGATGTTATGGATTCCAATTATAGACAAGCAATAACATCGGCGGGTACAGGTTGTATGGCTGCCTTAGACGTAGAACGATATCTTAATAAAAATGACTAA
- the lolA gene encoding outer membrane lipoprotein chaperone LolA, whose product MSVKILWLKYLLLSYLFSFILSITLVFALEKEVYVLQNRLKKTSSFSSDFIQRFIGIDGVLIQESYGKLWIKRPDLFHFHFTYPEDFSLISNGKIIWFYDPIINQVIINHFESIDNLLFILLINDQIDHWDKYDVKQNNDSFNLIPRFYHEYLKNFSILIDSDGLIQNFLIFRQDRQRVEYEFKNIQKKLIDDSKFSFVVPNEADIDDQR is encoded by the coding sequence ATGAGCGTTAAAATATTATGGTTAAAATATTTATTGTTAAGTTATTTATTTTCGTTTATATTATCAATTACATTAGTTTTTGCGTTAGAAAAAGAAGTTTATGTGTTGCAAAATCGCCTTAAAAAGACAAGTAGTTTTTCTTCTGATTTTATTCAACGATTTATTGGCATTGATGGAGTTCTAATACAAGAAAGTTATGGAAAATTATGGATAAAGCGTCCTGATCTTTTTCATTTTCATTTTACGTACCCAGAAGATTTTTCTTTAATATCTAATGGGAAAATTATATGGTTTTATGATCCAATAATTAATCAAGTTATTATTAATCATTTTGAAAGTATTGATAATTTACTATTTATTTTACTTATTAACGATCAAATTGATCATTGGGATAAATATGATGTAAAACAAAATAACGATTCTTTTAACTTGATACCAAGATTTTATCATGAATATCTAAAAAATTTCAGTATTCTTATAGATTCTGATGGATTAATTCAAAATTTCTTAATTTTTAGACAAGATAGGCAGCGTGTTGAATATGAATTCAAAAATATACAGAAAAAATTAATAGATGATAGTAAATTTTCTTTTGTTGTGCCTAATGAAGCTGATATAGATGATCAGCGTTAA
- the serS gene encoding serine--tRNA ligase, with the protein MLDPKLLRNNIDFVATKLARRGFALDIEKLRNQEERRKFLQVKMETLQAERNIISKKIGKLKLCEGNSNFLRQKVSILNKDLNSTKIAINMLLNEIKTYALSLPNILDEQVPDGCGEGDNLEILRWGNPRFYNFEIRNHIELGQIIGGLDFLTAAKISGSRFVIMYGHIAHLHRALIQFMLHVHTKHHGYQEYYVPYLVNKSSLYGTGQFPKFSDNLFHIQPFKESNRFYTLIPTAEVPLINLLNNKILEEKELPFKMTSHTPCFRAEVGSYGRDRRGLIRMHQFDKVEIVQAVMPAQSMNALEEITNHAEKILQLLNLPYRKVLLCSNDVGFTACKTYDLEVWFPSQNMYREISSCSNISDFQARRIQARYRDRKNKKLGLLHTLNASGLAVGRTLAAILENYQLPNGRVEIPFVLQKYMDGLKHIGSV; encoded by the coding sequence ATGCTTGACCCTAAATTATTACGAAATAATATTGATTTTGTTGCAACAAAATTAGCTCGTAGAGGATTTGCATTAGATATAGAAAAATTACGTAATCAAGAAGAACGTCGTAAGTTTTTACAAGTAAAAATGGAAACTTTACAAGCTGAACGTAATATTATTTCTAAAAAAATAGGTAAATTAAAATTATGTGAGGGTAATAGTAATTTTTTGCGTCAAAAAGTTAGTATTTTAAATAAAGATTTAAATTCCACTAAAATTGCTATCAATATGTTGTTAAATGAAATTAAAACTTACGCTTTGTCCTTACCTAATATTTTAGATGAACAAGTTCCTGATGGTTGTGGTGAAGGTGATAATTTAGAAATTTTACGTTGGGGCAATCCTCGTTTTTATAATTTTGAGATACGTAATCATATAGAGTTAGGTCAAATAATTGGTGGATTAGATTTCTTAACTGCTGCAAAAATATCAGGATCTCGTTTTGTAATTATGTATGGACATATTGCTCATTTACATCGAGCTTTAATTCAATTTATGCTTCATGTACATACCAAACATCATGGATATCAAGAATATTATGTACCGTATTTAGTAAATAAAAGTTCATTATATGGAACTGGGCAGTTTCCTAAATTTTCTGACAATTTATTTCATATTCAACCATTTAAAGAGAGTAATCGTTTTTATACGTTAATACCGACTGCTGAAGTTCCATTAATTAATTTGTTAAATAATAAAATCCTTGAAGAAAAAGAATTGCCATTTAAAATGACTTCCCATACCCCATGTTTTCGTGCTGAGGTTGGTAGTTATGGTCGTGATCGTCGAGGATTGATTCGCATGCATCAGTTTGATAAAGTGGAAATAGTACAAGCAGTTATGCCAGCTCAGTCTATGAATGCTTTAGAAGAAATAACGAATCATGCGGAAAAAATTTTACAATTGTTAAATTTACCTTATAGAAAAGTATTATTGTGTAGTAATGATGTAGGTTTTACTGCTTGCAAAACATATGATCTAGAAGTGTGGTTTCCATCACAAAATATGTATCGTGAAATTTCTTCCTGTTCTAATATTAGTGATTTTCAGGCAAGAAGAATACAAGCGCGTTATCGTGATAGAAAGAACAAAAAATTAGGATTATTACATACTTTAAATGCTTCAGGATTAGCTGTAGGACGTACATTAGCAGCTATATTAGAAAATTATCAATTACCAAATGGACGGGTAGAAATACCATTTGTATTACAAAAATACATGGATGGTTTAAAGCATATTGGTAGTGTTTAG
- the serC gene encoding 3-phosphoserine/phosphohydroxythreonine transaminase, giving the protein MRNVFNFSAGPAMLPAEVLQQVQKELLDWRGIGASIMEISHRSQDFIDVAQTAENDLREILDIPVYYKVLFCQGGARAQFAAVPMNLLKNKDLSVDYINSGYWSYHAANEAKKYCNPHIVDVTTVVNDLYKIQPMRDWSLSDDSFYIHYCPNETIEGLSIDEDPNFKTSIVIGDFSSTLLSRPLNISKFGIIYAAAQKNIGLSGLTVVIVREDLLGSYCREVPSILNYQLLANNKSMFNTPPTFSWYIAGLVFKWLKKRGGLVVMNKHNKNKASLLYSTIDKSGFYFNNISPENRSLMNVPFRLINSKLEDMFLKEALDAGLYALKGHRLVGGIRASLYNAMPLKGVQTLVEFMNWFSDKYG; this is encoded by the coding sequence ATGAGAAATGTATTTAATTTTAGTGCTGGTCCAGCTATGTTACCTGCAGAAGTATTGCAGCAGGTACAGAAGGAGTTGTTGGACTGGCGGGGTATTGGTGCATCCATCATGGAAATTAGTCACCGCAGTCAAGATTTTATCGATGTAGCTCAAACTGCAGAAAATGATTTGCGAGAAATTTTAGACATACCGGTTTATTATAAAGTGTTGTTTTGTCAAGGAGGTGCTCGTGCACAATTTGCAGCAGTACCAATGAATCTTCTTAAAAATAAAGATCTTAGCGTTGATTACATTAATAGTGGTTATTGGTCATATCATGCTGCTAATGAAGCAAAAAAATATTGTAATCCACATATCGTTGATGTCACCACTGTTGTTAATGATTTGTACAAAATTCAACCGATGCGGGATTGGTCTTTGTCCGATGATAGTTTTTATATTCATTATTGTCCTAATGAAACTATTGAAGGTTTGTCCATTGATGAAGATCCAAATTTTAAAACTTCTATTGTAATTGGAGATTTTTCTTCTACATTATTATCTCGTCCTTTGAATATTAGTAAATTTGGTATAATTTATGCTGCCGCGCAAAAAAATATTGGATTATCTGGATTGACGGTGGTTATTGTTCGTGAAGACTTATTAGGAAGTTATTGTAGAGAAGTACCATCAATTCTTAATTATCAATTATTAGCAAATAATAAGTCAATGTTTAATACTCCTCCTACTTTTTCCTGGTACATTGCAGGTTTGGTATTTAAATGGTTAAAAAAAAGAGGTGGTTTAGTGGTAATGAATAAACATAATAAGAATAAAGCTAGTTTGTTATATTCCACTATAGATAAAAGTGGTTTTTATTTTAATAATATTAGCCCTGAAAATCGTTCACTGATGAATGTACCTTTTAGGTTAATTAATAGTAAATTGGAAGATATGTTTTTAAAAGAAGCTCTAGATGCTGGTCTATATGCTCTAAAGGGACATAGGCTAGTTGGTGGTATAAGAGCATCATTGTATAATGCAATGCCTTTGAAGGGTGTACAAACTTTAGTGGAATTTATGAATTGGTTTTCTGATAAATATGGATAA
- the aroA gene encoding 3-phosphoshikimate 1-carboxyvinyltransferase, producing MQDFITLEPIKKINGIVHLPGSKSISNRVLLLAAQAKGITKLINLLDSDDVRHMIGALRQLGVVCNFSSDSKVCDVIGIGGALQTKSDKKILFLGNSGVSIRFLTAALCLQNDEIILTGDLRMQARPIGDLVEALRQGGSKIKYMQQEYYPPIRILGGYFGGCININGNISSQFLSAMLMMAPLADQDSFINVNGMLTSKPYVNMTLSIMEKFGIKIDHKDYRFFYVKGRRCYNTPGYYEIEGDASSASYFLAAAAIRGGSVKVIGVNKNSIQGDIYFANVLEKMGAIIQWGKDYIECIRGNLNAINLDVNHIPDVAMTIAIVALFAKGTTTLRNIYNWRVKESDRLAAMATELRKVGADVIEGNDYLSLTPPIKIRSVKIDTYNDHRIAMCFSLLALSDSKVTILGPECVKKTFPNFFEDYLQLTR from the coding sequence ATGCAAGATTTTATAACATTAGAACCTATTAAAAAAATAAATGGAATTGTTCATTTACCTGGTTCGAAAAGTATTAGTAATAGGGTGCTATTATTAGCAGCCCAAGCCAAGGGTATTACTAAGTTGATAAATTTATTAGATAGTGACGATGTTCGTCATATGATTGGTGCTTTAAGACAATTAGGTGTAGTGTGTAATTTTTCATCGGATTCTAAAGTTTGTGATGTCATAGGAATTGGTGGCGCATTACAGACAAAATCAGATAAAAAAATTTTGTTTTTAGGTAATTCGGGAGTGTCTATCCGTTTTTTAACTGCTGCATTATGTTTACAAAATGATGAGATAATTCTTACAGGGGATTTGCGTATGCAAGCACGACCTATTGGAGATCTTGTAGAAGCTCTACGTCAAGGAGGTAGTAAAATTAAATATATGCAGCAAGAGTATTATCCTCCGATACGTATATTAGGTGGATATTTCGGTGGATGTATTAACATTAATGGCAATATATCTAGTCAGTTTTTATCCGCTATGTTAATGATGGCTCCGTTAGCAGATCAAGACAGTTTTATAAATGTTAATGGAATGTTAACATCTAAACCGTATGTAAATATGACTTTGTCTATTATGGAAAAATTTGGTATTAAAATTGACCATAAAGATTACCGATTTTTTTATGTTAAAGGAAGAAGATGTTATAATACTCCAGGTTATTATGAAATAGAAGGGGATGCTTCCAGCGCTTCATATTTTTTAGCAGCGGCAGCTATTCGTGGAGGTTCTGTAAAAGTAATCGGAGTAAATAAAAATAGTATTCAAGGAGATATATATTTTGCGAATGTTTTAGAAAAAATGGGTGCAATTATTCAATGGGGGAAGGATTATATTGAATGTATTCGTGGGAATCTTAATGCTATTAATTTAGATGTGAATCATATCCCAGATGTTGCTATGACCATTGCCATTGTTGCACTATTTGCTAAAGGTACTACAACATTACGGAATATTTATAATTGGAGAGTAAAAGAAAGTGATAGATTAGCAGCTATGGCCACTGAATTGCGTAAAGTAGGTGCAGATGTTATTGAAGGTAATGATTATTTATCATTAACTCCTCCTATCAAAATTAGATCAGTGAAGATTGATACTTATAATGATCATCGTATTGCGATGTGTTTTTCCTTGTTAGCATTGTCGGATTCTAAAGTAACAATTCTTGGGCCAGAATGTGTCAAAAAAACCTTTCCGAATTTTTTTGAAGATTATTTACAACTAACTCGTTAG
- the cmk gene encoding (d)CMP kinase, producing the protein MMVASPVITIDGPSGSGKGTLSKALASQLNWSILDSGAMYRALALVALQQKIIFSNENQLANLAARLDIRFMVNLNKSSILLYGKEIQKDISSESIGDLASSIAIFPKVREVLLYRQRLFQLPPGLIADGRDMGTVVFPKAILKFFLDASYEERVKRRTLQLQKKGFNVNLNKLLENMKKRDDRDSNRVMSPLIPAVDALVFNSTGLSTGELKSMFLMHIRRVLIL; encoded by the coding sequence ATTATGGTAGCTTCACCAGTAATTACTATAGATGGACCAAGTGGATCTGGAAAAGGAACATTAAGCAAAGCATTAGCAAGTCAGTTAAATTGGTCTATTTTGGATTCAGGAGCTATGTATCGAGCTTTAGCATTAGTTGCATTACAGCAAAAAATAATTTTTAGTAATGAAAATCAATTAGCAAATCTTGCTGCTCGTTTAGACATACGTTTTATGGTAAATTTGAATAAGAGTAGTATTTTATTATATGGAAAAGAGATTCAAAAAGATATTAGTAGCGAAAGTATTGGTGATTTAGCGTCTAGTATTGCTATTTTTCCAAAAGTGAGAGAAGTTTTGTTATATCGACAACGTCTATTTCAGCTTCCTCCTGGTTTGATTGCAGATGGTCGGGATATGGGAACAGTAGTATTTCCGAAAGCTATTCTTAAATTTTTTCTCGATGCTTCTTATGAAGAACGAGTGAAAAGAAGAACTTTACAGTTGCAGAAAAAAGGTTTTAATGTTAATTTGAATAAGCTTTTAGAAAATATGAAAAAACGTGATGATCGTGATTCTAATCGTGTTATGTCGCCTTTGATTCCAGCAGTAGATGCCTTAGTGTTTAATTCTACTGGTCTTTCGACAGGCGAGTTAAAAAGTATGTTCTTGATGCATATTAGGCGGGTTTTGATTTTATAA